TGGCTCCTGCTACGGCGACTGAAAACACCTGCATGACTATACACATTCATGCAGTTTCATGCAGCTACCGCTGAACGGCGCCGACCGCATCAGCCGCCCGTGCGACCGCTGCGTCGCGGAAGGCGTTGACCTCCTCGGTCTTCAGGGTGCGATCCGGCGCCCGGAAGACCAGCCGGTAGGCCAGGGACTTCTTGCCCGCTTCGATCCGCTCCCCCTCGTAGACGTCAAACAACTCGATCGACTCGAGCAGCTCGCCGGCCCCTTTCCGCAGGGCGGTCTCGACCGCTGCGGCCGGCACTGCAGCGTCCACGAGCAACGCAACGTCGGAATCGGCCATCGGCATCACCGACAGCGCGGTCGCCTGGGGAGTTGCCTCGCTGAGGCGGATGAGCTCGTCCAGCAGCAGCTGACCCCCCACGACTCGCGGCGGCAGGCCGAGCCGTTGCAGCGTCTTGGGGTGCAGCTCACCGACATGGCCGACGAAGGTCCCGTCGGCCGCCGTGACACGGCCGCTGCGCCCCGGGTGGAACGGCGCGGTCGCTTCGGGCGTGACAGTCAACGGAACGGCCAGCGCTTCGCCGATGGCCTGCACGGTCTCCAGGGTGTCGGTCCAGTCCGCAGGGCGCCCCGCGCCGGTCCAGCCCGCGGGCGTGCGGTTGCCGGTGAGCAGGAAGGCCAGGTGCCGCGGCTGCGGCGGTACCGAACCGCGGATCGCGGCTAGGGCCTCATCGCAGGGGTGGACACCGACCGGGCTGTACGGGGCCTGGGTGAGCGGTCCGTCGATGGCGGCAACCAGCCCGATCTCGAAGAGCGCGACATCGGAGAACCCACGGGAAACGTTCCGGCGTAGGACGTCCACCATCGTGGTCAGCAGACTGATCCGGAAGAGCGGCTGCTCGTCCGACAGCGGGTTGACCAGCGCGACGGTGCGGGCACGCGCCTGCTCCGGATCCCAACCGAACGCTTCGTGGACGTCGTCGCCGACGAACGGCGCGGACCACACTTCGTCGAACCCGCGGGCTGCGAGCACGTTGGCGACCAGGCGGCGCACCTGCTGGCCGTGTGTCAGGCCGCGACCGCCGGGTGGGGTGGGCAGGATCGAGGGGATCTGCTCGTAGCCGCGGATCCTGGCGACCTCTTCGATCAGATCCGGCCCGGTGGTCAGGTCCGGCCGCCACGAGGGCGGCGTCACGTGCAACGTGTCGCCGGACCCATCGACCGTGCATCCGATCTCGCGCAGTACGTCGATCACGTCGGTGGCCGGGTACGGCACCCCGACGAGTCGTCCGGCGTCGGCTGGGTCGAAGTCGATGACGACCTGCGGCAACGGCAACTCCACGTCGGTGACGCCGTCATCGACTCGGCCACCGCCGTCCTCGACGAGGAGTTCCACCGCGAATTGTGCTGCCGCAGCAGCAATTTCCGGATCCACCCCGCGCTCGAAGCGCTTAGCGGCCTCCGAGGGCAGCTTGTGCCGACGGGCCGACCGCGCGACCGTCGTCTGGTCGAAGCGCGCAGCCTCGATCAGGATGTCGGTGGTCGCATCGGTGACCTCGGTCGCCTCGCCGCCCATCGTCCCGGCGATCGCGATTGCGCGCTGATCGTCGGCGATGACCAGGTCTTCTTCGAACAACTTCCGCTCGACGCCATCGAGAGTCTTGAGCGTTTCACCGGGTGCGGCACGCCGCACGGTGATGCCGCCGTTCAGGGTTGCCAGGTCGAATGCGTGCAGCGGCTGACCCAGGGCGAGCATGACGTAGTTGGTGACGTCGACCGGGAGCGAGATCGGCCGCATACCGGCCTCCGTGAGTCGGGTCGCC
The window above is part of the Branchiibius hedensis genome. Proteins encoded here:
- the pheT gene encoding phenylalanine--tRNA ligase subunit beta, with protein sequence MRVPLDWLGEYVDLAPGVRGADVAAALVKVGLEEEGLHGGDLTGPLVVGKVLTQDPEPQKNGKVINWCTVDVGDANGTGEPQGIVCGAHNFGVGDFVVVVLPGAVLPGGFAIAARKTYGHVSAGMICAADELGLPDDGSGGIIQLAERLPGVDLTPGQDAIALLGLDRETVEINVTPDRGYCFSLRGVAREYSHATGAKFTDPVTALAQRAPAAGGAGFPVRLADDAPIRDRVGCSRYVARIVRGIDPSAPSPAWLATRLTEAGMRPISLPVDVTNYVMLALGQPLHAFDLATLNGGITVRRAAPGETLKTLDGVERKLFEEDLVIADDQRAIAIAGTMGGEATEVTDATTDILIEAARFDQTTVARSARRHKLPSEAAKRFERGVDPEIAAAAAQFAVELLVEDGGGRVDDGVTDVELPLPQVVIDFDPADAGRLVGVPYPATDVIDVLREIGCTVDGSGDTLHVTPPSWRPDLTTGPDLIEEVARIRGYEQIPSILPTPPGGRGLTHGQQVRRLVANVLAARGFDEVWSAPFVGDDVHEAFGWDPEQARARTVALVNPLSDEQPLFRISLLTTMVDVLRRNVSRGFSDVALFEIGLVAAIDGPLTQAPYSPVGVHPCDEALAAIRGSVPPQPRHLAFLLTGNRTPAGWTGAGRPADWTDTLETVQAIGEALAVPLTVTPEATAPFHPGRSGRVTAADGTFVGHVGELHPKTLQRLGLPPRVVGGQLLLDELIRLSEATPQATALSVMPMADSDVALLVDAAVPAAAVETALRKGAGELLESIELFDVYEGERIEAGKKSLAYRLVFRAPDRTLKTEEVNAFRDAAVARAADAVGAVQR